The following nucleotide sequence is from Mycobacterium sp. 3519A.
TGACGATCATGTCCTTGGTCCGGTCGACGATGTACCAGAAGCCGTCCTCGTCCTCGCGGGCCAGGTCGCCGGTGTGCATCCAGCCGTCCCTGAACGTCTCCGCCGTCGCCTCCGGCTTGTTCCAGTACCCGCCGGAGACCAACGGACCAGACACACAGATCTCGCCGACTTCGCCCTGCGGCACCGGGTTTCCGTCACCGTCCAACAACGCGGTGCGGGCGAACACCGTCGGCCGGCCGCACGACGTCAACCGCTTTTCGTCGTGGTCGCCCTTGGGCAGATAGGTGATCACCATCGGCGCTTCAGACTGCCCGTAATACTGGGCGAAGATCGGGCCGAACCGGCGGATCGCCTCGGCCAGACGCACCGGGTTCATCGCCGAAGCGCCGTAGTACACGGTCTCCAACGACGACAGGTCGCGGGTGTGCGAATCCGGATGGTCCATCAGCGCGTAGATCATCGACGGCACCAGCATGGTCGCCGTGATCCGTTGCTCCTCAATGGTTTTCAGCACCTCGGCCGGATCGAACTTGGTGAGCACCACCAGCTGACCGCCCTTGATGATCGTCGGCACGAAGAACGCCGCGCCCGCATGCGACAGCGGCGTGCACATCAGGAACTTCGGCCGCTCCGGCCATTCCCACTCGGCGAGCTGGATCGTCGTCATCGTGGTGATCGACTGCACCGTGCCGATCACGCCTTTGGGTTTGCCGGTCGTGCCGCCGGTGTAGGCCATCCCGCCGATGTGATCCGGCGGCAGGTCGGCGGCCACCAATGGCTTGGGCGTGTACTTGGCGGCCTCGGCGGTCAGGTCCACCGCGACGTCCGACAACTCGGGCGGCACCGGGCCGATGGTCAGCACCTGCTTGAGGCCGGGCACCTTGTCCAGCAGGCCCTTGGCCCGCTCGACGAACATTGGATTCGGGTCGATGATCAGCGAGCTGACCCCGGCATCGTTGAGCACATAGGCGTGGTCATCCAGCGACCCGAGAGGGTGTAGTGCCGTGCGGCGATAACCCTGGGTCTGGCCGGCGCCGAGGATCATCAGCACCTCGGGCCGATTCAACGACAACAAGCCGGTCGCGACACCTGAGCCCGCGCCCAGCGCCTCGAAGGCCTGAATGTACTGGCTGATGCGTTCGGCCAGCTGACCGCCGGTGAGCGTGGTGTCCCCGAGGAACAGCACCGGCTTGTCCTTGTTGCGCTTCAGCGCCCCGACGGTGAGATGGCCCGAGTGGATGGGATAGCGCAGCAAGTCGTCCGACGAGCGCTCGCGCGAGGAGACATCAGCGTGGCTCATGCCTTCAGATTAGAACGTGTTACAGAAATGGTTTCAAGCGCCGCCGCTCCGGGCTTACTCAAGACGTGACCGAGCAGCGCCTGCGGGCCGCGATCATGAACCTCGCCCGTCAGCGAGGCCCGACGAAAACCATCTGCCCGTCCGACGCCGCGCGGGCCGTCGGCGGCGACGACTGGCGCGACCTGATGGAGCAGGCCCGCGACGCCGCGCGGGCGCTGGCCAAGGCCGGCGAGGTCGAGATCACCCAGCAGGGCAAGGTGCTCGACCCCGACGCGGCCTGGCGCGGACCGATCCGGATCCGCGCCACCTAGCCAGCCAACCCGCCGAAACGGCATTCCAGCACGCTGTTACTCGAACTTTCCGTGCGGGAATGCCGTTTCGGCGCACCCAAGACTCAGC
It contains:
- the fadD8 gene encoding fatty-acid--CoA ligase FadD8, yielding MSHADVSSRERSSDDLLRYPIHSGHLTVGALKRNKDKPVLFLGDTTLTGGQLAERISQYIQAFEALGAGSGVATGLLSLNRPEVLMILGAGQTQGYRRTALHPLGSLDDHAYVLNDAGVSSLIIDPNPMFVERAKGLLDKVPGLKQVLTIGPVPPELSDVAVDLTAEAAKYTPKPLVAADLPPDHIGGMAYTGGTTGKPKGVIGTVQSITTMTTIQLAEWEWPERPKFLMCTPLSHAGAAFFVPTIIKGGQLVVLTKFDPAEVLKTIEEQRITATMLVPSMIYALMDHPDSHTRDLSSLETVYYGASAMNPVRLAEAIRRFGPIFAQYYGQSEAPMVITYLPKGDHDEKRLTSCGRPTVFARTALLDGDGNPVPQGEVGEICVSGPLVSGGYWNKPEATAETFRDGWMHTGDLAREDEDGFWYIVDRTKDMIVTGGFNVFPREVEDVVAEHPAVAQVCVIGTPDEKWGEAVTAVVVLRPDADRSDEAVARMTAEIQAAVKERKGSVQSPKQVIVVDSVPVTALGKPDKKAVRAQFWAGADRAVG
- a CDS encoding DUF3253 domain-containing protein, with the protein product MTEQRLRAAIMNLARQRGPTKTICPSDAARAVGGDDWRDLMEQARDAARALAKAGEVEITQQGKVLDPDAAWRGPIRIRAT